The genomic window atatatacacacacacacacacagatatttatatatgtatatatatatatatatatatatatatatatatatatatctatatgtatatatacatatacagataccaatatatatatatatatatatatacatatatgtatacatatatatatatatatatatatatatatataaatatatatatatgtatatatacatacatacatatgtatacacacacacacacgcgcgcagaaatatgtacattatatatatatatatatatatatatatatatatatgtacatatacatacatacatatatatatacatatatatatatatatatatatatatatatatatatatattcatatgtacatatatatacatatatatagaaagagagagagagagagagacatatataaatacaaacacacacaattatatatatatatatatatatatatatatacatacatacatacacacatttaggaTTAAATGGTAACTTGCCATATGTTTtagttatataacatataatccaGTAAGAAATCAACTGAAATATTCAGGAAAACTAAATAGCTAATTTTATTTGGTATCTAGAGAACAGACATCCACCTTGGAAGAGGCAGCTTTCGTCCAtcgatatacataatacaaaagttcaaatacaaaatgatgataataactatgatgataatgataacacttatagtaataatgacaataaaaaatgataacaagaacaatatcaaCACTAAATGTATAACATAGGCCACCTTACATTCGCAGGCATCTAGTGGACTTCATCCACCTCGTAGATGACCAACCACATGTTAGCCAGGCATCCGGACGAGTGGAATCGGTagaagagggcgaaggggagCGTCAGGTGAGACAGCAGCGTCCACATTTCCTGTTTGAGGTGTTGGTATTAGTAAGCAATGggagaaattgttttttttttttaagtatcttttgacagttttaggatttttttttgagtaaggagggggtagggtgggttaGTGGTTGTGATTGTTATGTTTATTCTTTTGTCCTTTTCCATTGGTATGTTGTAAGCATTCTGGGGCATTGCTATTGATGATCTTTATTGTTCTTTTGAttgtactgtcattatttttttcgcaACATCTACATCTCCAGACACGAGGAAAGCAGAATCACTCACCTTCCCGTAGAATAAATACATGGCGGAGTTGCTCCCGACGGTCTTGACCTCGAACGTCTGGAGGAGCCACAAGGCCACGTTGAGCACCACCATGAATGTGATGATCTCTCGCCCTGGTTTCTTGTGCCTCAGCGTTGACGAGTTCGAGCAGCGGCGCATCCCGTCGTAGATCATCACCGTCTGGACGATGACTTGCAGGATCTGCAGGATGGCCATAGTGCCGAAGAGGGCGTCGGAGTACAGGATGGACGGGACCAGACGGAGGAACGcgtagaagaagatgcagggcaGGCTGACGTAAACCAATATGTCGTCCACAGAAATCGCGGTCTCCTTGATGACGTCGAGGCTGTGTATCAGCTTATACGACGCTGCCGCTGACACCACCATGACGCCAAGGAGCACCACCTCGGTGACGCCGTTCACAAACCTCCCGATTTCGTCGGTGTCCTCGTAAGAAGACAAGATGAACAGCAGGATGATCGCGATGACTGTGATGACGGTCATGAACAGGCCAGCGAAGAGGCCGCGGTTCGAGGAGTGGCAGTCGACGAATATGACGAGGTTCGACGTTAGCGATCTGGAATGATCGCCTTCGTAGATCACTTTCACGGACGGTATGTGCGTGTGGCGCTCGACTTTGCCGATATTCGCCCGCAGAAACATCCACAGCCCCACCATCAGGATGTAGAACTCGATGCTAAACGGATAGAGGTAAGGCGTAGTGTAGTTGATCATATCGGAGAGGTAACTGTTTCGTTCACATCCGTACTTGATGCTCCATGACGACGAACCGTCGCTGCTGTGGGTACTTGGGCTGCTACTGTTGCTGTGCAGCTCCGTGAAGATGGTCTGTAGCGTCTCCTGGAGGATGGTGTAGATCCAGTAGCAGAGTGAAGAGCCAATGCAATGCATGAGGCCAAATCGTGCCAGGACGTAGCGACGGTTGATGATCAGCTGATGACGGAGAATACGAAAGGAAAGCTATTTGGATTTACGCAGATTAGtaatgatgtatacacacacacacaccacacacacacacacacacacacacacacacacatatatatatatatatatatatatatatacacacacaaacaaacatacacatatatatgtatatatatatataaataaatcaataaatatatatatatatatatatatgtatatatatacatatacacacaaacacacatatataaacatacatacacacacatacactaatagaAAAATCACCATACTTGTAACTAAGCAGTTGAAAATAAGAAATGTATAGCTTACGTTTGAGTATTTGAATATGAAGAAGAGTTGGTAGAAGGCACAGATAGGCTGCAAAATAGACATCAAGATGTCAGGAATGTTGGTACACTCTAGGAAGTAAGGATCGTCATCTAGCAGATACAGGACCTTTTGAGCCAAGTTTAAACCAGTGTGGATCATGTGCCCGAAGCAGAATACTGTGGAGTATAAGAAAAAACAGGGATATATTTAACGATATGGAGTAGATGGACGTGTTATGCAGTAAATGGGTCAATTGGTATTGAACTACTTTACAACAGAGACACCAAAATACGCCTACTTGTAGCTCCAATCTTCAAATAGATTGAGCCGCCGTGCCTTCCGGAGGTGAAGCCATAGTGCAAGGGAATCGGCTCCTCTGGCTGGTCGCTGGACCCTGTCTGCGGCTGTTTCCTTTCGCCCTCAGCCTCTTCTAACTTCTTGGATATGTGATTGACGTAGATCCTCGCGTCAATGTGGATGTACATGAGCCACATGACTTGTACGATGATCAGAAAATTATTAAAGGACTCAGCCAAGAAGGATTCTCGTCCCAGGAACATGTCGGCGGTGTAGATAACAATCCCTAACATGACCAGGAAAATAGCGTACATGATGCTGATGTTCTCGCTGGCAGAGTACTTGAACCATTCTTGCTTCACTTTCCGTTCAGTTGGCGCTTGGTCCTCTACTATGTCGTCCGAATAGCTGATCTGTTGGTGGAAGTCGCTCGCTTTGATGGAATGCGTGTCGGAGACTACCGTGGGATGGATGAGTGCCACCGGATGATTCAGGCTGATGCTGTCCCAGTTTTGCACGGCCACGATCGGCGCGGGGCACTTTTGAATAGCGTTTTTGCGGTACGGTTTAATGGACGGCTTTTCTACTGTCGCGCCGCTGGTCTTGGAGTCGCTGCTGGGGAGTCCCTGCTGGAGGAGTCGATGCTGGGGAGTTCGCAAGCATTTTCCGTCTCGTCATTGGTCGAGGAGTTATGGCTGTCGGTGCTTGCGTTCCTCGACTGCGTGCAAAGGGTCTCCGGTTCTGTTTCCGTGTGACTATAACCTACGTTGTCCATCGCGCCCGGCCTTGCTTTATGACTCTGTAGAAAAAATAAAGCCCTGGAAAGAACAAGTAGTAAAGAGGTGCTCTAACGATTTAAAACAATAATTTCACGTCGTTTTCAGCATATGCCAATGGCTAATAACTGCGTTTATTTGCAAAGAAAGCCTTCATCTAGCTAAAATTGCAGTTGCTTATCAAATACGATAATATTGATTgtcattttgttttatgttccaAGGCAACAAATGATAAAGAAGCGTGACGCTAGCAAAATATTGTGTAATgcagtaaatagataagtaaagaacaggattattatttatttttcgagTTATCAGACATATAATCCTTTTTAGAACTGTTGAAAGCAAGCGTGTCACCGAATTTCAGTGAATTGAAGCGCCTCTAAAACAAGCCTATTAGTGTTTACCAATTACCTATAGTAGTCTGTTTTCCACAACTTCCAATAGTGTTTAAGATCACTTCCGAGCGAAGACTGTCATAACCAGAGAGGCACGCAGGCAGATTATTAAAATGATAGTTAATAGACAAAAGCATGAATGTGTACAAAAgtgtccatgtatacatatacatgcacacacataaacacaaacatagaaacacacacacacacaaacacaaccacagaaacacacatacactaacacaaacacacacacacacacacacacacacacacacacattcacgcacacgcacacgcacacacacacacacacgcacacacacacacgcacaaacacacacacacacatacacgcacgtacacacacacacacacacacacacatacacgcacgtacacacacacacacatacacgcacgtacacacacacacacatacacgcacgtacacacacacacacatacacgcacgtacacacacacacacatacacgcacgtacacacacacacacatacacgcacgtacacacacacacacatacacgcacgtacacacacacacacatacacgcacgtacacacacacacacacattcacgcacacgcacacacacacacacattcacgcacacgcacacacacacacacatacacgcacgtacacacacacacacattcacgcacacgcacacacacacacacaaacacacacagatgcacaaactcactcactcactcactcactcactcactcactcactcactcactcactcactcactcactcactcactcactcactcactcactcactcactcactcactcactcactcactcactcactcactcactcactcactctctctctctcctctctctctctctcttctctctctctctctcacacacacacacacattcacgcacacgcacacacacacacacacacacacacatacacgcacgtacacacacacacacacatacacacacacacacatacacgcacgtacacacacacacacattcacgcacacgcacacacacacacacatacacacacacacacattcacgcacacgcacacacacacacacatacacgcacgtacacacacacacacacacatacacgcacgtacacacacacacacatacacgcacgtacacacacacacacaaacacacacagatgcacaaactcactcactcactcactcactcactcactcactcactcactcactcactcactcactcactcactcactcactcactcactcactcactcactcactcactcactcactcactcactcactcactcactcactcactcactcactcactcactcactcactcactcactcactcactcactcactcactcactcactcactcactcactcactcactcactcactcactcactcactcactcactcactcactcactcactcactcactcactcactcactcactcactcactcactcactcactcactcactcactcactcactcactcactcactcactcactcactcactcactcactcactcactcactcactcactcactcactcactcactcactcactcactcactcactcactcactcactcactcactcactcactcactcactcactcactcactcactcactcactcactcactcactcactcactcactcactcactctctctctctctcactctctctctctctctcacacacacacacacaaacacacacacacacatacacgcacgtacacacacacacacattcacgcacacgcacacacacacacacaaacacacacagatgcacaaactcactcactcactcactcactcactcactcactcactcactcactcactcactcactcactcactcactcactcactcactcactcactcactcactcactcactcactcactcactcactcactcactcactcactcactcactcactcactcactcactctctctctctctcactctctctctctctcatctctctctctctctcactctctctctctctctctcacacacacacacacatacacacacacacacatacacgcacgtacacacacacacacatacacgcacgtacacacacacacacatacacgcacgtacacacacacacacatacacgcacgtacacacacac from Penaeus chinensis breed Huanghai No. 1 chromosome 24, ASM1920278v2, whole genome shotgun sequence includes these protein-coding regions:
- the LOC125037866 gene encoding proton channel OtopLc-like, which gives rise to MDNVDGKCLRTPQHRLLQQGLPSSDSKTSGATVEKPSIKPYRKNAIQKCPAPIVAVQNWDSISLNHPVALIHPTVVSDTHSIKASDFHQQISYSDDIVEDQAPTERKVKQEWFKYSASENISIMYAIFLVMLGIVIYTADMFLGRESFLAESFNNFLIIVQVMWLMYIHIDARIYVNHISKKLEEAEGERKQPQTGSSDQPEEPIPLHYGFTSGRHGGSIYLKIGATIFCFGHMIHTGLNLAQKVLYLLDDDPYFLECTNIPDILMSILQPICAFYQLFFIFKYSNLIINRRYVLARFGLMHCIGSSLCYWIYTILQETLQTIFTELHSNSSSPSTHSSDGSSSWSIKYGCERNSYLSDMINYTTPYLYPFSIEFYILMVGLWMFLRANIGKVERHTHIPSVKVIYEGDHSRSLTSNLVIFVDCHSSNRGLFAGLFMTVITVIAIILLFILSSYEDTDEIGRFVNGVTEVVLLGVMVVSAAASYKLIHSLDVIKETAISVDDILVYVSLPCIFFYAFLRLVPSILYSDALFGTMAILQILQVIVQTVMIYDGMRRCSNSSTLRHKKPGREIITFMVVLNVALWLLQTFEVKTVGSNSAMYLFYGKEMWTLLSHLTLPFALFYRFHSSGCLANMWLVIYEVDEVH